The genomic region CGGTGCGGGCGCTGCCTCCCGGTGCACTGATGGCCTGGAAACCGTGTGCGTCGGAAATGGCGGTGCCCGCACCCCCGGGCGTCTGTGCCGGGGGCGGTGAAGAACCTAGCCCTCTTTCGATCATCAGTTCCAGATGTTGAGACGCATATGCCCTGAACCTTTCCTTGCCTCCGGACGGGCACTCAGGAGATTCTTCGCATACCGGACGGACAGATCCGGACGATCTACGGCAAGCTGCCCGGCGGAAAGAACAAACCGGACTGGCTGCTACCGCCACCCCGAAACCTCAGGTTCCGCTCAACTCACGTATATCCCACCGAGTTACTCCCGTGGACAACAGCGTGCGGGGCCCGCGAAAACGTCACACCGGTGCTGGTGGTGGCTTCCGGAACACGGGCGGGAGCGGTCCGCTGTACCGATGTCTCGAAAGGGACCGGAGTATCCACCCCTGGGCTGAGCGGTCACTCCTGCTTCGGGCGGACGCCCCGGCACTCCGCTGTTGGGATGCTGGCGATCATGACAACTGCATCTCCGGACCTCGCCGGCTTCGCGTATCACCGCATGGGCCGCCGCACCAGTCGGCAGCGCTGGTGGCGGCCAGTGCTCGGCAGCGTGCTGTTCCTCCCGAGCTGGCTCGTGCTCGTTCTCCTGCTGTACGCCTTCTCCTACGCCCTCGGAACAGCAGCCGGATACCCGGAACTAGCCGACGGCGGTGTGGACTTAGGCCCACTGCGCAACACAGCACTGGACCTGACGTACCTCGCGGTCGCCCTGCCCCTCATCCTGCTCGCCGTACGGTGGACCGAGCGACGACCTGCCGGCACCCTGTCCTCGGTTACCGGACGACTGCGCATCCGCTGGCTGGCATGGTGCCTGCTCGCCGCTCTCTTCCCCGTGACCCTTCTGGCGCTGAGCACCATCTTTCTGCCGGACGACAGTTCTGCTTCCGGAACGTCCGCGGCATGGGTCGGCTGGCGATCGTTCCTCGTCTCCCTGGCCGTCCTGGCCGTCTTCGTTCCGGTACAGGCCGCAGCCGAGGAATACGTCTTCCGGGGCTGGTTGACCCAGGCAGTCGGCGCCTTCCTGCGCTCCCCGTGGCTTGCCGTACTCCCCCAAGCCGCGCTGTTCGCCACCGCCCACGGCTGGGGCACCACGTGGGGCTTCATCGACCTGCTTGTCTTCGGCCTGGTGGCGGGGTGGCTGACCATCCGCACGGGCGGCCTCGAAGCCACCATCGCCCTGCACGTCCTGAACAACCTGCTGGCCTTCGGCGTCTCCGCCGCAGTCGTCGACGGACTGTCCTCCGACGAGACCGCAGCCGACGCACCCTGGCAACTCGCCCTCGCGGACATGGCAACCGTCCTGCTGTACGCCGCGATCGTGCTGCGAGTTGCCCGTCGCCAACGCCCGCAACACCTCGCACCCCCGGTGGCCACGCCGCCCGCACCACCGGCACCGGACCCGTACCCCCAGCCGTTCGTCACGCCTCCGACCGGCAGGTCCTGCTCATACGACACAGCTTCCGGGCGGGACCGGCCAAACTGCGCCGAGACGCCAAAGAGAGGCATCTGATGGCCCCCCGCGGCGGTGCTGCCACCCCAGGATGAGCAGGGCCAGGCGCTGACCCCGAGCTGATAGGGCGCGCCATGCAGGAAGTGAGCCTGAACACTTTGGCCAGAGGGCTGCCTGGTCTCCCACACTCGCGGCAGCCCAATCTCACCGGTTGAGTTCAAACCAGACCACCTTGCCAGTGCTCAGCCGGGTCGCGCCCCAGCGGTGGGCCAGCCGATTCACCAGGTACAGGCCACGTCCGGCCTCGTCGGTGACGCGGGTCTGCTGCAGCCGAGGGAGTTGCGGCACGTCGTCGCTGACCTCGCAGCGCAGCACGTCCGTGCGCAGCAGCCGCATGGTGACCGGCCGGGAGGCGTACCGCACTGCATTAGTCACGATTTCACTGACCAGTAGTTCCACGGAGTCCGTGAGTTCCTCCATGCCCCAGCGGGTGAGCGCGCGGCGGGCGAGACGTCGGGCCCGGCTGGGGGCCGTGTCATCCGGCTCCAGGAACCAGTAGGCCACGTCGCTGGGTGCGATCCCGTCGAAGCGGGCGGCGAGCAGCGCGATGTCGTCGTCCCGGTCGCCACGGCCGAGCATGTCGAGCACCTCGTCGCACAGCGCTTCCAGTGGTGGCGGCTGGTCTGGTCCGGTGAGCTGCGCGACCGCGGTGAGCTTCTCCCGCAGCTGCTCGATGCCGGTCCACACATCCCGCAGGCGGGACTCGACAAGGCCGTCGGTGTACAGCAGCAGGGTCGCGCCGACAGGCGCGTCTAGCTCCACCGCATCGAAGTCGACACCGCCGACCCCGATCGGGGCACCGGCGGGCACGCGCAGCACCTCGGCACGGCCGCCCAGGTGGAGCAGGACGGGTGGCGGATGGCCGGCGTTGGCGATGGTGATGCGGTGCGATACCGGGTCGTAGACGGCGTACAGGCAGGTCGCGATGTAGTCAGTGCCCAGTCGCTGGGCTTGCTCATCGAGGGCGTGCAGCACCTCGTGCGGCGGCAGGTCCAGGCCCGCGAGCGTCTGTGCAGTGGTGCGGAGTTGGCCCATAAGGGCTGCCGACGTCATGTCGTGGCCCATGACGTCACCGACGACCAGGGCAACCCGGCTGCCGGGCAACGGGATCGCGTCGTACCAGTCGCCGCCCACCCGGACCGTCTCCGCCGCAGGCAGATAACGGGAGGCCAACCGCACACCGGTGCAGCGGGGCAGGGTCTCCGGGAGCATTCTGCGCTGCAGCTCGTCAGCGATAAACGCCTCGCGCCCGTTCAACGCTGTCCTATCGATGCTCAGTGCACTGTGCGTGGCGAGCTGCGCCGCCACCAGCAGGTCGTCCTCCTGGAATGCGCGCCGCTCGGGGTTGCACAGGAACAGCGCGGTGCCGATCACCCGGCGCCGGCCGCGCAGTGGCGCGAGGATCGCGCGCTTTCCGGGTGGGACGCAGCACTCAGCGTTCTTTCCGAGCAGCTCGGGCAGGGCCGCCCGGGCTGCGGGCGTGTTGGTGAAGATTGGGCGCACGCCGCGCAGCACCTCGGCGAGCGCGCTACCGGGCCGAACCTCGCACAGCTGCGTGCCGACCACGTCCAGCTCGGTGGGCTCCAGCTGTACCAGCGGCATGAACCCCCCGTCGGCTTCGCCCTCCCCCGGCCTATGGTCGGTGCGGCTCAGCCGGAGCACCAGCGGGCCGGTGGGCCGCTCATCGCCGACGGGCAACGGGTCGCGTAGGTAGACCAGGATCGCGTCGGAGAAGGTAGGCACGGTGGCCCGGCACAGCCCCATCACAATTTCGTCCAGGTCTAGGCCCCGGGCGATGCGCCGGGTCGCGGCACCTATGTAGCGCAAACGATCAGCCGACAGGCGCGATGCATCGACAGGAAAAGTGGCGTCGGTGCTGGTCAGCTGGTTGTCCCGGGTTGTTCGGGACAACGTAGAGGGCTCTTCATCTGCCCGAGGCAGGGACTGTTGGGTGACTAAGTGCTGAGCTTGGGCCGGCACCAACTTGATGGTGCCGCTGGCAGAATCCGAGCGCGGAGATGCGCGATACCCCATGTCCTGGGCAGCTTGCTGAACGGCATCGTGCTCCTCATCAAGCACGGCCCGCGCCTTCTCCAAGGCAAGATCGACATCGTCGAGAGCCGCGTCATCGTCAGAGATCGCTTGCAAGCCGGGCTGAGGAGCCTGGGGGGTCAGCTCCTGCGCGAAGTCGCGATCCTCATATCCTGCCCACTTGCGCAGCTCAGCGAGTTCGGCTTCCAGAAGCTGAATGCGGCGCGCAGCATGGTCGGCCACCTGCTGGGCCGTGTCTCTCTCCTGCTCTGCACGAGCCAGCTGCTGACGCAGATCGATCTGCTGCCGCTGCGCGCGGGACAGGCGTAGCTCGAGCGCTGTGTGCCCCTCCGGGTCCGTTGGCGGTAGCACCTGTAGGGCGTCAACCCGGCGTTTCAGTTCCACCGCCTTTGCCTGAGCCTGGCCGAGCATGGCGAACAGAAGCGTGGCGATCTGAAGCGCCTGCGCCCGGCTGCGCTCGCTGGCCTCGTAGGCCTGCCGGACGACCTGCAGTTCCTGATACACCTCAATGGTTCGGTCCTTAGCCGCCAGCAGGTCATGAGCGAGTGCCAGCTCTTTCGTGCCCTCCGCAAGCGGCGTCGGACTGGCCCGGGCCCTTTCCCATAAGTCTCGTGCCATCTGCAGGCGCTGCCCGGCACGGTCGACCGGTTCGTCGGGGAAACAGACGTCAGCCACCGCTTCGACCAGGTCCCACGTCAGTGCCTCACCGGACAACAGATCACGCAGTCGGCGCACTTCGGGCACCGCCCCGGCCGTGAAGTGGTCCGGCGTAAGACGCTGGTGGAGCTGCCTCACCGACATTGAGGCATCGTCCAGCCAGGACCGCACCTGCTCAACCAACTGATTGATCTCAGCACACGACCCTCTGGGCGGTGCCCACGGCCGGCCCGGTCGTCTCCCCTTGCCCCCCACGGGCCCTCCCGCTCAGTTGTTCACCGGACAACCCCCTGTTGTCGCCGGAGAACATTCAACCGGCTCACCAGCGGGTTTTACTCAGGATCGTCCCAATCCCTTCCCGGTGAAACCTCATCAAGGCGGTGCACTCGTGAACTACGGCTCCACGGCGTTCCTGCTTCTCGTCCTGGCGGTGGCCGTCTTGTTCGCCACGGTTGCCGCAGTGATCGCCTTCGGCCTTGCCCGTTGGGAGGGAGCCGCCATTCCGGCGGCCCTTTCACGCAGCGGTGTCACCTTTGCTGCAGCCCTGACCCTGTGTCTTGGCATCCTCGCCTTCCTTGGCCGGTAGCCCGTCAACAAAAGGTGGCCCACTCCTCTGGGTGAGGACGTCCTGGCGGCGACGGAGCAGGGTCAGTACCTTTCCCGTGGCCAGACCGACGCAGGCGATGGGCGACGGGGGAAGGTTACGGGCGCTGCGGGTCGCTCTGCGGATGGTGATCATGATCGAGGTGCTGCTGTGCCTGGTGTGGCTGGTGCGGGCCGGCTGCCTCACCGGGCAGCGCCCGAACGACGGAGACATCGCCCGGTGGGTGCGCGCGGAGCGCCGGTGGAAAGGGACAAGCAGAGCGGCCTGGTGGGCCTCGGGCGCGTGGCTGAACTGCTGAGCCGGACTGGGTGTCGTCAACCAGACTGCGGCCGCCGGGCGGGAGCCGTTCACCCGGGCCGCCACAGACATCCCTGAGAGCTACCCGCTCGCCAGCACAGCGGCACGTCGCGTCAGGCGACGCGAGACCAGTGCGCCACAACATGGCTGACACGGCACACCTCCGGCCAAGAGGTCCGCCTCGTACAAGACCGCGACGATCTCGAACGGCGGGTGGTCGAAGACGACGGAGGGCCCGTCCCGCGCTGGGGCGGATGGCGTCGCCGAGCCCGCTCGGCTACGTCACCCTGTGCCCGCCGTGCTCGGGAGCCGCCTTCCAGCGGTACACCGGTGACCTGCGCGGCGTGCTGTGCGACTCGCCCCGCGTGCGAGGCACCCGCGCCGTCGACCACCTGTGCCGCCTGTGCGTTGTGCGGCAGCTGCAACACGTTCGAGGGCAAGAGCTCCCCGGGCGCCTGGAGCACTAGGAGGGTCCGTGCTGCACTTGCTGGAGTGCCGCGGCTGCCTGGAGCGGCGGTCCCTGCCCGGCCGGTACCACGTCGCCATCGTCCAGAAGCATCTGGAGGCGACCGAGCGCCACCGCGGCCGCCGATGCCGACGCCAGATGTAGGTCAGGCACGTGGCACTCGCCCACGGCGCGCACCGCTTTGAGCTGGATTGCTGGTGGCACAGCCAGAAATTGACGAAGGACGTCACGGTGCCCGAGACCGTGGCGCTCGTACGGGACTTCGTCGACCAGGCTCCCGTCGCCGCGCAGCCGGACGCCGCGGTGCCGGCCGCGCGTGCCGCGTCGGGCACCACGGCGCCTTCCTGAGTGCTAAAGGCCACCTCCGCCCGCCGCCAGGAGACCCCTCATCAGGGGTGAAGCCCTCAGCGCCCGCCCGGCATCGGGCGGGCTATTGTAAAAATCGAGCATACTACCATAAAGCGACACGCCTGCCTCGGGAATCCCGCAGGTCGCGCTTGCCGACCCCTCGCCCACGCACGACCCTTGGGGGGATCATGCACACCCAAGTACGCACCACCCTCGCTGCGGCCTGCCTCACCACGCTGGCCAGCCTCAGCGCCTGTGGCGGCAACGGCACCCCCACTGACGACGAGCCGACGCGAACGCCGGACACCACGACCAGCGCACCCGCCGACAAGCCCACGCCAACGCCAGAGTCCGCCTCTCTGCCAGACATGATCGGCAAAGGCCTGCAGTCCGCGCAGGACCAGGCCCAAGATGCAGGCTTCTACAATCTGACCTCACACGATGCCCTCGGTCGCGGCCGAGAGCAGTTCGACGACCGCAATTGGAAGGTCTGCTTCCAGGCCCCAGACCCCGGTCAGCACCCGACCAACTCCAAGGTCGACTTCGCCACCGTCAAGCTCGAAGAGACCTGCCCGGCCACCGACCAAGGCACCCAGACCGAGACTGCCGGAGCGTCGATGCCCGACTTCAAAGGCAAGTCCGTCAAGGTCGCTCGCGAGGCACTCCCTTCCAACGCCAGCATCGTCGTCAACGACGCCTCCGGCGAAGGCCGCGTCATCGTCATCGAGTCCAACTGGAAGGTGTGTTCCCAGGAACCCGCTGCTGGCACCAAGCTCGAAGGTCAACCAGTGACGCTCAACGCTGTGAAGTTCGAAGAGACCTGCTGAGACCCGCCGGCTGACAGTCCAGCATCGTCAGCAATGTCCCCTCACACGTGCCACAGGCAATCCGGCCCCAAGCCCACCGTCGATTCGGTG from Streptomyces chartreusis NRRL 3882 harbors:
- a CDS encoding type II CAAX endopeptidase family protein, whose product is MTTASPDLAGFAYHRMGRRTSRQRWWRPVLGSVLFLPSWLVLVLLLYAFSYALGTAAGYPELADGGVDLGPLRNTALDLTYLAVALPLILLAVRWTERRPAGTLSSVTGRLRIRWLAWCLLAALFPVTLLALSTIFLPDDSSASGTSAAWVGWRSFLVSLAVLAVFVPVQAAAEEYVFRGWLTQAVGAFLRSPWLAVLPQAALFATAHGWGTTWGFIDLLVFGLVAGWLTIRTGGLEATIALHVLNNLLAFGVSAAVVDGLSSDETAADAPWQLALADMATVLLYAAIVLRVARRQRPQHLAPPVATPPAPPAPDPYPQPFVTPPTGRSCSYDTASGRDRPNCAETPKRGI
- a CDS encoding SpoIIE family protein phosphatase, with translation MGYRASPRSDSASGTIKLVPAQAQHLVTQQSLPRADEEPSTLSRTTRDNQLTSTDATFPVDASRLSADRLRYIGAATRRIARGLDLDEIVMGLCRATVPTFSDAILVYLRDPLPVGDERPTGPLVLRLSRTDHRPGEGEADGGFMPLVQLEPTELDVVGTQLCEVRPGSALAEVLRGVRPIFTNTPAARAALPELLGKNAECCVPPGKRAILAPLRGRRRVIGTALFLCNPERRAFQEDDLLVAAQLATHSALSIDRTALNGREAFIADELQRRMLPETLPRCTGVRLASRYLPAAETVRVGGDWYDAIPLPGSRVALVVGDVMGHDMTSAALMGQLRTTAQTLAGLDLPPHEVLHALDEQAQRLGTDYIATCLYAVYDPVSHRITIANAGHPPPVLLHLGGRAEVLRVPAGAPIGVGGVDFDAVELDAPVGATLLLYTDGLVESRLRDVWTGIEQLREKLTAVAQLTGPDQPPPLEALCDEVLDMLGRGDRDDDIALLAARFDGIAPSDVAYWFLEPDDTAPSRARRLARRALTRWGMEELTDSVELLVSEIVTNAVRYASRPVTMRLLRTDVLRCEVSDDVPQLPRLQQTRVTDEAGRGLYLVNRLAHRWGATRLSTGKVVWFELNR
- a CDS encoding PASTA domain-containing protein, coding for MHTQVRTTLAAACLTTLASLSACGGNGTPTDDEPTRTPDTTTSAPADKPTPTPESASLPDMIGKGLQSAQDQAQDAGFYNLTSHDALGRGREQFDDRNWKVCFQAPDPGQHPTNSKVDFATVKLEETCPATDQGTQTETAGASMPDFKGKSVKVAREALPSNASIVVNDASGEGRVIVIESNWKVCSQEPAAGTKLEGQPVTLNAVKFEETC